A genomic region of Pseudomonas sp. MPC6 contains the following coding sequences:
- a CDS encoding Hcp family type VI secretion system effector — protein sequence MATPAYMSITGTKQGLITAGAFTADSVGNTYQEGHEDQVMVQGFSHEMIIPRDPQSGQPTGQRVHKPVKITKVFDKSSPLLLSALTSGERLTEITIQWYRTSAAGTQEHYYTTKLEDAIIVDIKDYMHNCQDPANLHFTHLEDVEFTYRKITWTHEVSGTSGSDDWRTPVAG from the coding sequence ATGGCTACGCCAGCATATATGTCCATCACGGGTACCAAGCAGGGTCTGATCACCGCCGGTGCTTTCACCGCCGACTCAGTCGGCAACACCTACCAGGAAGGGCATGAAGACCAGGTCATGGTTCAGGGCTTCAGCCACGAAATGATCATTCCTCGCGATCCGCAATCGGGTCAACCAACCGGTCAACGCGTTCACAAACCTGTCAAAATCACGAAGGTGTTCGACAAGTCCTCGCCATTGCTGCTGTCTGCACTGACTTCCGGTGAGCGCTTGACCGAGATTACCATCCAATGGTACCGCACCTCCGCAGCAGGCACTCAAGAGCACTACTACACCACCAAACTTGAAGACGCGATCATCGTCGACATCAAGGACTACATGCATAACTGCCAGGACCCGGCGAACTTGCACTTCACGCATCTGGAAGACGTTGAGTTCACCTACCGCAAAATCACCTGGACCCATGAAGTGTCTGGCACCTCTGGTTCTGATGACTGGCGCACCCCAGTTGCAGGCTGA
- the tssB gene encoding type VI secretion system contractile sheath small subunit, with amino-acid sequence MAKEGSVAPKERINVTFKPATGGAQEEIELPLKLLAIGDYTHRKDERKVEDRKPISIDRITFDEVLAKQELELTLSVPNRLQEEGDTEELAVKLRVSSMKDFNPASLVEQVPELKKLMELRDALVALKGPLGNAPAFRKAIEGVLADDESRSRVLGELGLNAVAQDA; translated from the coding sequence ATGGCCAAAGAAGGCTCTGTAGCCCCCAAAGAACGCATCAATGTCACCTTCAAACCCGCCACTGGCGGTGCTCAGGAAGAGATTGAACTGCCGCTGAAACTGCTGGCAATCGGTGACTACACCCACCGCAAGGACGAACGTAAAGTCGAGGATCGCAAGCCGATCAGCATCGACAGGATTACCTTCGACGAAGTGCTGGCCAAGCAAGAGTTGGAGCTGACGCTGAGCGTGCCGAACCGTCTTCAGGAAGAAGGTGACACTGAAGAGCTGGCGGTGAAATTGCGCGTCAGCTCAATGAAGGACTTCAACCCGGCCTCGCTGGTCGAGCAGGTACCTGAACTGAAAAAACTGATGGAGTTGCGCGACGCGTTGGTGGCCCTCAAAGGCCCGCTGGGTAACGCACCTGCGTTTCGCAAAGCTATCGAAGGCGTTCTCGCCGACGACGAATCCCGCAGCCGCGTACTGGGTGAGCTGGGGTTGAACGCCGTAGCCCAAGACGCTTGA
- a CDS encoding type VI secretion system tip protein VgrG codes for MFAPANAAHFTLLIPSVRNEFKVLAFKGTEAISSLYAIQVELVSESPDFDLESLLSQPAFLQFGLNGEGIHGRIEDVFVGEAGKRLTRYHLTLVPALHYLQFSHNQRIFQHLTVPQIIAQVLNGHGIQADAYTFHVRTSPEREYCTQYSENDLEFIQRLCSEDGISWHHQHSQDGHQLVFTDDQTFFPKLGGTPYQQGSGLAADHPVVSQFSMRFSTRTSTATRRGYDLKRPSLLLESQFTAEFSPALEDYRYPVRIENEKLGNQLARQALERHRTDYQLAEGQSDQPILRSGHFFDLTKHPRQQCNDLWLLLSVTHSAKQPQALEESVTSDTKPEDGFTQGYRNTFSAIPWDVFYRPPLVTRKSVLVSQTARVTGPAGEEIFCDEYGRVKVEFHWDRAELGSDKSSCWLRVSSSWAGEGFGSVTIPRIGMEVVVTYLEGNPDNPLITGCVPNKVTPVPYPLPANKTKTVLRSQSSPASGGYNELSIEDRAGQELIYLRAQRDMEQRVENDSRLEVGNERRETIKGNSIAVLEAEEQRTVTADRKVQLKANDYLQVAASSHTRVGQTVVIEAGQQVHLKAGAHLILDAGASITLKGGGQHIVIGPGGIFSSTEIQLGGAPASGTAAAPVLPGMLEGMTAPQALPLPSLPFYQKQAMAGALLPIPGCQLDASGHCPIHHPGKTA; via the coding sequence ATGTTCGCGCCGGCCAATGCTGCGCACTTCACGTTACTGATTCCCTCTGTTCGCAACGAGTTCAAGGTACTGGCCTTTAAGGGCACGGAAGCCATCAGCAGCTTGTATGCGATCCAGGTTGAACTCGTCAGTGAATCCCCTGATTTCGATCTTGAGAGCCTGCTCAGTCAGCCGGCTTTTCTCCAGTTTGGCCTGAATGGGGAAGGTATTCATGGGCGTATCGAAGATGTTTTTGTGGGTGAAGCGGGTAAGCGACTGACCCGCTATCACCTGACCTTGGTGCCTGCTCTGCACTATTTGCAATTCAGCCACAATCAAAGGATCTTCCAGCACCTGACGGTGCCACAAATCATCGCCCAGGTACTCAACGGACACGGTATCCAAGCCGACGCGTATACCTTTCACGTCAGGACCAGCCCTGAGCGCGAATACTGCACTCAATACAGTGAAAACGACCTCGAATTCATTCAGCGGCTGTGCAGTGAAGATGGGATTTCGTGGCACCACCAACACAGCCAGGATGGTCATCAGCTCGTATTCACCGACGATCAGACCTTTTTCCCCAAGCTGGGCGGCACGCCTTATCAGCAAGGCTCTGGCTTGGCGGCTGATCACCCGGTCGTCAGCCAGTTCTCCATGCGCTTCAGCACTCGTACCAGCACGGCCACACGCCGGGGCTACGATTTAAAACGTCCAAGCCTGCTGCTGGAAAGCCAATTCACTGCCGAGTTCAGTCCTGCGCTTGAAGACTACCGTTACCCGGTGCGAATCGAAAATGAAAAGCTCGGCAACCAGCTTGCCCGGCAAGCCCTGGAGCGACACCGTACCGACTACCAGTTGGCCGAGGGTCAAAGCGACCAGCCAATCCTGCGCAGTGGCCACTTCTTTGACCTGACTAAACATCCGCGTCAGCAGTGCAACGATTTGTGGCTATTGCTCAGTGTGACGCACTCAGCTAAGCAGCCCCAGGCTCTTGAGGAGTCGGTCACCAGCGACACCAAACCCGAAGATGGCTTCACCCAAGGTTACCGTAATACCTTCAGCGCAATCCCTTGGGACGTGTTCTACCGTCCACCGCTGGTCACGCGTAAATCGGTATTGGTCAGTCAGACTGCCCGAGTCACCGGTCCAGCAGGGGAAGAAATCTTTTGCGATGAGTACGGGCGGGTCAAGGTCGAGTTCCACTGGGATCGCGCCGAACTGGGCAGTGACAAGAGCAGTTGCTGGCTACGGGTGTCCTCCAGTTGGGCGGGAGAAGGTTTCGGCTCGGTGACCATCCCGCGCATCGGCATGGAAGTGGTGGTGACCTACCTGGAAGGTAATCCCGACAATCCGTTGATTACCGGTTGCGTGCCTAACAAGGTCACGCCGGTGCCGTACCCCTTGCCCGCGAACAAAACCAAAACGGTCCTGCGTAGCCAAAGCTCGCCCGCCAGTGGAGGTTACAACGAGCTGTCGATTGAAGACCGTGCTGGGCAGGAACTGATCTACCTGCGGGCTCAGCGTGACATGGAGCAGAGGGTCGAAAACGACAGTCGATTGGAAGTGGGTAACGAACGCCGGGAAACCATCAAGGGCAACAGCATTGCGGTGCTGGAAGCTGAAGAGCAACGCACCGTCACCGCGGACCGCAAAGTCCAGCTCAAAGCCAATGACTATTTGCAGGTAGCCGCCAGCAGCCACACCCGTGTAGGGCAAACGGTGGTGATTGAGGCGGGTCAACAAGTCCACCTCAAGGCCGGTGCCCATCTGATCCTGGACGCAGGGGCCAGCATCACCTTGAAAGGCGGTGGCCAGCATATCGTGATTGGCCCTGGCGGTATTTTCAGCAGCACCGAGATTCAACTAGGTGGCGCACCCGCTTCGGGAACCGCTGCGGCTCCGGTGTTGCCCGGAATGCTTGAAGGGATGACGGCGCCACAAGCATTGCCGCTTCCCAGCCTGCCTTTTTACCAAAAGCAGGCGATGGCAGGTGCTCTCTTACCTATTCCTGGTTGTCAGCTCGATGCCTCAGGTCATTGCCCAATCCACCATCCAGGTAAGACGGCATGA
- the tssC gene encoding type VI secretion system contractile sheath large subunit, whose translation MSTSAAQQKSKESGEYSILDSIIAETRLTPDDDAYNIAKRGVSAFIEELLKPQNNGEPVKKAMVDRMIAEIDAKLSRQMDEILHHQHFQSLESSWRGLQLLVDRTNFRENIKIEILNVSKEDLLDDFEDSPEVMQAGLYKHIYTAEYGQFGGQPVGAIIANYFMSPSSPDVKLMQYVSSVACMSHAPFIAAAGPKFFGLESFTGLPDLKDLKDHFEGPQFAKWQSFRQSEDSRYIGLTVPRFLLRNPYDPEENPVKSFVYKETVANSHEHYLWGNTAYAFGTKLTDSFAKFRWCPNIIGPQSGGAVEDLPLHHFESMGEIETKIPTEVLVSDRREYELAEEGFISLTMRKGSDNAAFFSASSVQKPKFFGISAEGKAAELNYKLGTQLPYMMIVNRLAHYLKVLQREQLGSWKERTDLELELNKWIRQYVADQENPSAEVRGRRPLRAAQIIVSDVEGEPGWYRVSLNVRPHFKYMGADFTLSLVGKLDKE comes from the coding sequence ATGAGCACCAGCGCAGCACAGCAAAAGAGCAAAGAGAGCGGCGAATACAGCATTCTCGACAGCATCATCGCCGAAACCCGTCTGACGCCGGACGATGATGCCTACAATATTGCCAAGCGCGGCGTGTCGGCCTTCATCGAAGAGCTGCTCAAGCCCCAGAACAACGGTGAACCGGTCAAGAAGGCCATGGTTGATCGTATGATCGCCGAGATCGATGCCAAACTCAGTCGCCAGATGGACGAAATCCTCCACCACCAGCACTTCCAGTCACTGGAGTCGTCGTGGCGCGGCCTACAGTTACTGGTCGATCGCACGAACTTTCGCGAAAACATCAAGATCGAAATCCTCAACGTCTCCAAAGAAGACCTGCTGGATGACTTCGAAGATTCGCCGGAAGTGATGCAGGCTGGCTTGTACAAGCACATTTACACCGCTGAATACGGTCAGTTCGGTGGTCAGCCTGTGGGCGCGATCATCGCCAACTACTTTATGTCCCCAAGCTCGCCGGACGTGAAGCTGATGCAGTACGTGTCCAGCGTTGCCTGTATGTCTCACGCGCCATTCATTGCTGCGGCCGGCCCGAAATTCTTCGGCCTGGAAAGCTTCACCGGTCTGCCGGACCTGAAGGATCTGAAAGATCACTTCGAAGGCCCGCAATTCGCCAAATGGCAGAGTTTCCGTCAGTCGGAAGACTCCCGTTACATCGGCCTGACGGTCCCGCGGTTCTTGCTGCGTAACCCGTACGACCCGGAAGAAAATCCGGTCAAATCGTTCGTCTACAAAGAAACCGTCGCCAACAGCCACGAGCATTACCTGTGGGGCAACACCGCCTACGCATTCGGTACCAAATTAACCGACAGTTTCGCCAAGTTCCGCTGGTGTCCGAACATCATTGGCCCGCAAAGCGGTGGTGCAGTTGAAGACCTGCCGTTGCACCACTTCGAAAGCATGGGCGAAATCGAAACCAAGATTCCTACCGAGGTTCTGGTTAGCGACCGTCGTGAATACGAACTGGCCGAGGAAGGCTTCATTTCCCTGACCATGCGCAAAGGCAGCGACAACGCCGCGTTCTTCTCCGCAAGCTCAGTGCAAAAGCCCAAGTTCTTTGGCATCAGCGCAGAAGGTAAGGCAGCAGAGCTGAACTACAAGCTCGGCACTCAACTGCCGTACATGATGATCGTCAACCGCCTGGCCCATTACCTGAAAGTGCTGCAGCGCGAGCAGCTCGGGTCGTGGAAGGAGCGTACCGACCTGGAGCTTGAACTCAACAAGTGGATCCGCCAGTACGTCGCCGACCAGGAAAACCCAAGCGCCGAAGTCCGTGGCCGTCGTCCACTGCGCGCTGCCCAGATCATCGTCAGCGATGTCGAAGGCGAGCCTGGCTGGTACCGCGTCAGCCTGAACGTACGCCCGCACTTCAAATACATGGGCGCTGATTTCACCTTGTCGCTGGTTGGCAAGTTGGACAAAGAGTAA
- a CDS encoding DUF4123 domain-containing protein — translation MIKSISSPFQTSGAPGVLCVILDASFDPDLPTYVDQFTAYGVERCIPLFDDTPYAGLQAAGPFALLCPAPGASMEHASRLLERADAGCVAYMEDEQSFERAVEHWRSLLTISTDDTPAQLMRFFDPRWLEPLLNSLDETELLQFMGPLTDMVWRNELGWRHLANPRPDPDVEIQEPGWLHLSFERQAQMDEHRLKVLAGRLALDYQAALSMPKPVEFVHRQLLGARQTGYLQLAEHERWLRLALRQGDGFWSSSPNTELLARDDLGLGDKLIELERL, via the coding sequence ATGATCAAGTCCATCTCCTCGCCCTTTCAGACGTCTGGGGCACCGGGCGTCCTGTGTGTGATTCTGGATGCCAGTTTTGACCCGGATTTACCAACTTATGTAGATCAGTTCACTGCCTATGGCGTCGAACGTTGTATACCGCTCTTCGACGATACCCCGTATGCCGGGTTGCAAGCTGCCGGGCCATTTGCATTGCTGTGTCCTGCACCCGGTGCTTCGATGGAGCACGCCAGCAGGCTGCTGGAGCGGGCCGATGCCGGGTGTGTTGCCTATATGGAGGATGAGCAATCCTTCGAGAGGGCCGTTGAACATTGGCGCAGCCTGCTGACCATCAGCACCGATGACACGCCGGCCCAGTTGATGCGTTTTTTCGATCCGCGCTGGCTGGAGCCGCTACTGAACAGCCTCGATGAAACGGAGCTGTTGCAGTTCATGGGGCCGCTCACCGATATGGTCTGGCGCAACGAGCTGGGCTGGCGCCATCTGGCTAACCCTCGACCTGACCCGGACGTTGAGATTCAGGAGCCTGGCTGGTTGCACCTGAGCTTCGAGCGCCAGGCTCAGATGGATGAGCACCGCTTAAAAGTACTGGCCGGACGGTTAGCCCTGGATTATCAGGCGGCATTGTCAATGCCTAAACCGGTGGAGTTCGTTCATCGGCAACTGCTCGGGGCCCGGCAAACAGGGTATCTGCAACTGGCCGAGCATGAGCGTTGGTTACGCCTGGCGTTGCGTCAGGGCGATGGCTTCTGGAGCAGTTCCCCAAATACCGAATTATTGGCCCGTGATGACTTGGGCCTTGGCGACAAGCTAATCGAGCTTGAGCGTCTCTGA
- a CDS encoding LysM domain-containing protein, with amino-acid sequence MNNTYTVKSGDTLGEIAQQHGAKTAEIQALNPIITDPNYIKPGWELKLPNTAPKPALPPPMHADSATSTALKGQAECDEELVDVAHITGEPHFYVLTDKQSKALKQEIGAVQKLMDELHQNLAKALPTTQCKKTQDPNASCACSGCVKDAWAVKAEGAGLLTRDTKPQQTTAAPLTTDKDLQGTMAALQEARDWYQRYTPSSFGATQFEANWKSLQNKKTLELDQEIGKLRAQLAAQKKPESEDSSTSANSAAPDLKHGKGRSTERQRGSQTKSGVTVVEIILFSDPTRRHYISIPWRTTTPWNVRVPTRVIAGKPFNKQLAADLIKDIKNAVGGGRKAGPLGNLELKISTWTSKQDNLLNTLHQEVSWTSNESDASPYAIYAEAHILRFAASASAGVNNWNPKEGNIDVGVKGSAAFSLAEASASLNSYFPDQGGYVANMAYRNALKQEVLHPMGVFRMSGKLELSCFVGAKLQGDAGVKTQYKPTETPAGATALLGTPAMEIGPSGNIGVKCEAFAGAQTGGALSGAFEWVEPEKQGIGKAVFSQTNASNNWVKLAEIKAEGNVALGIGASGEFGFSIAKNRLAFNCKGSLVFGPGAGGGFGTVVDLEQVGKLTLLFCNALAYMDYRHLLGVTKDAFSYLASGLYQVATSPVKKTIEGFELGREEMLAWWEDRQATKVEAGALADYLIRHKTDKIMRIQGQDIPLSVLPPETIGPMVYLLTEGVIARGIGSFNEKQEQALVILLSEVRRWRQFIEVLEHCSLDSTKVNAMESLERINSLLNGREQDQFNRFIDSLAINQTSDSPVRLAWSPSNAWRKENVLVAAQNSGRFAGLA; translated from the coding sequence ATGAACAACACCTACACGGTTAAAAGCGGCGATACGTTGGGGGAAATTGCCCAGCAACACGGCGCTAAAACGGCTGAGATACAAGCGCTTAACCCGATCATCACCGATCCCAACTACATCAAGCCTGGCTGGGAGCTGAAGCTCCCCAACACCGCGCCTAAGCCGGCACTGCCGCCACCGATGCATGCAGACAGTGCCACCTCCACCGCACTCAAGGGGCAGGCCGAGTGTGATGAAGAGCTGGTCGATGTGGCCCACATTACCGGCGAGCCGCATTTTTATGTCCTGACCGACAAACAGTCCAAGGCACTGAAGCAGGAAATCGGGGCTGTCCAGAAACTGATGGATGAGCTGCATCAGAATCTCGCTAAGGCGCTGCCCACCACGCAGTGCAAGAAGACTCAAGATCCCAACGCCAGCTGCGCGTGCTCCGGCTGTGTCAAAGATGCTTGGGCGGTCAAAGCCGAAGGCGCCGGGTTGCTGACGCGTGACACCAAGCCCCAGCAAACTACAGCCGCACCGCTGACCACCGATAAAGATCTTCAGGGGACAATGGCGGCCTTGCAGGAGGCGCGTGATTGGTATCAGCGTTACACACCCAGTTCTTTTGGTGCCACGCAATTTGAAGCCAACTGGAAGTCATTGCAGAACAAGAAAACCCTGGAGTTGGATCAGGAAATCGGCAAGCTCCGCGCTCAATTGGCGGCCCAGAAAAAACCCGAATCCGAAGACAGCTCTACCAGTGCCAACAGCGCCGCCCCGGATCTCAAACATGGCAAGGGACGCAGCACTGAACGTCAACGCGGGAGCCAGACCAAGTCCGGCGTTACCGTAGTTGAAATCATCCTATTCAGCGACCCGACTCGGCGTCATTACATCTCGATCCCGTGGCGAACTACCACCCCATGGAATGTCCGAGTCCCTACCCGCGTCATCGCCGGAAAACCCTTCAACAAGCAACTGGCCGCTGACCTGATCAAGGACATAAAAAATGCGGTCGGTGGAGGACGCAAAGCCGGACCCTTGGGCAATCTGGAACTCAAGATCAGTACCTGGACCAGCAAACAGGACAACCTGCTCAACACGCTGCATCAGGAAGTGTCCTGGACTTCTAATGAAAGTGATGCATCGCCCTATGCCATATACGCCGAAGCCCATATCTTGCGCTTCGCCGCGAGTGCTAGTGCAGGGGTGAACAACTGGAACCCCAAAGAGGGCAATATCGACGTGGGGGTTAAAGGGAGCGCGGCGTTCTCGCTGGCGGAAGCATCAGCATCCCTCAATTCGTATTTTCCTGATCAGGGCGGATACGTGGCAAACATGGCCTATCGTAATGCCCTAAAACAAGAAGTGCTTCACCCGATGGGCGTGTTTCGCATGAGCGGCAAGTTGGAGCTGTCATGTTTTGTAGGAGCGAAGTTACAGGGCGACGCCGGTGTAAAAACACAATACAAGCCAACGGAAACACCCGCAGGCGCCACCGCGCTGCTGGGTACGCCGGCTATGGAGATCGGTCCCAGTGGCAACATCGGCGTCAAGTGCGAGGCCTTTGCCGGTGCTCAAACTGGTGGTGCGCTGAGTGGTGCGTTTGAGTGGGTTGAACCGGAAAAGCAAGGGATAGGAAAGGCAGTCTTCAGCCAGACTAATGCCAGTAACAACTGGGTTAAGCTGGCCGAGATCAAGGCTGAAGGAAACGTCGCTTTGGGGATCGGTGCCAGCGGTGAGTTTGGCTTCAGCATCGCGAAGAACCGATTAGCGTTTAACTGCAAAGGCTCACTGGTATTCGGTCCTGGTGCCGGTGGTGGGTTTGGTACGGTGGTGGATCTTGAGCAGGTTGGGAAGCTGACGTTGCTGTTTTGCAATGCCTTGGCGTATATGGATTACAGGCATCTGCTGGGTGTGACGAAAGACGCTTTCAGCTACTTGGCTTCAGGACTGTATCAGGTGGCGACCTCTCCAGTGAAAAAGACCATTGAGGGGTTTGAGTTAGGACGCGAAGAAATGCTTGCTTGGTGGGAAGATCGACAAGCAACTAAAGTTGAAGCTGGAGCGCTAGCCGATTATCTCATTCGTCACAAAACAGATAAGATCATGCGGATTCAGGGGCAGGACATTCCTTTGAGTGTATTACCGCCTGAAACCATTGGCCCGATGGTCTATCTGCTAACGGAAGGTGTTATCGCCAGGGGGATTGGTAGTTTTAACGAAAAACAAGAACAGGCCCTAGTCATTCTTCTGTCCGAGGTACGTCGATGGCGGCAATTTATTGAAGTACTGGAGCATTGCTCACTCGATTCGACAAAGGTCAATGCCATGGAAAGTTTGGAACGAATCAACTCCTTGCTTAACGGCCGTGAACAAGACCAATTCAATCGTTTTATTGACAGTTTGGCGATCAATCAAACTTCCGATAGTCCGGTCCGATTGGCCTGGAGCCCCAGCAATGCTTGGCGTAAGGAAAACGTACTGGTGGCGGCACAAAACAGTGGCCGATTTGCTGGTTTGGCATAA
- a CDS encoding SUMF1/EgtB/PvdO family nonheme iron enzyme, with protein sequence MVGRILLPLCTLLLLTGCQAQPSPLPKSQKLSPDKVSQIAATIEQKYPKLSTEVRGKLLNTVVQSLDNMVFVEGGEFQMGDFGWPYDDDPANMCDWPCGVEPERMGRISMDGDDDFVHPVKLSSYSLSKYQTTLGDFDLFFIAHGKPLFDAELRKREDLQFRYQPDLPAATQSWQEAKDYCGWIGKLSGSPVDLPTEAQWEYAARSRGLHLFFPTDNGSLNYGRNFPLEGKGRTFAVDSFVPNPLGLYNMSGNATDWVNDWYDKDYYRHSPLENPQGPATGTERIRRGTNAGEDPLLTASTVRRFPNEPVRSRHLPGTSFRCAVQSNQPL encoded by the coding sequence ATGGTTGGGCGCATTTTGTTACCCCTTTGCACTTTACTGCTGCTTACAGGCTGCCAAGCGCAACCTTCCCCTCTACCAAAAAGCCAAAAACTCTCACCCGATAAGGTCTCTCAGATCGCTGCGACTATTGAACAGAAATACCCAAAACTTTCCACCGAGGTTCGTGGCAAGCTACTGAATACCGTGGTTCAGTCACTGGATAACATGGTGTTTGTCGAAGGTGGCGAGTTCCAGATGGGGGATTTTGGGTGGCCATATGACGATGACCCGGCAAATATGTGCGACTGGCCATGCGGTGTGGAGCCGGAGCGGATGGGGCGCATCAGCATGGATGGTGATGACGACTTTGTTCATCCCGTTAAACTGAGCAGTTACTCCCTGTCGAAATACCAAACAACACTGGGCGATTTCGATCTGTTCTTTATTGCTCATGGAAAACCGTTGTTTGATGCGGAGCTACGTAAGCGTGAGGATTTACAGTTCCGCTATCAACCCGACTTACCAGCTGCTACCCAAAGCTGGCAAGAAGCCAAGGATTATTGCGGCTGGATAGGTAAATTGAGCGGTTCCCCTGTGGATTTACCTACAGAAGCCCAGTGGGAATATGCCGCCCGCAGTCGTGGCCTGCATTTGTTTTTCCCTACTGATAACGGCAGTTTGAACTACGGACGCAATTTTCCTCTCGAAGGAAAGGGGCGCACATTTGCTGTAGACAGCTTTGTTCCTAATCCGCTAGGACTATACAACATGTCAGGCAACGCTACCGACTGGGTAAACGATTGGTACGATAAAGACTATTACCGCCACTCGCCATTGGAAAACCCTCAGGGTCCTGCTACAGGAACGGAACGAATCCGTCGAGGCACAAATGCAGGCGAAGATCCTTTGCTCACGGCTAGTACTGTTCGGCGATTCCCTAATGAGCCTGTAAGAAGCAGGCATTTACCTGGCACAAGTTTTCGTTGCGCGGTTCAATCCAATCAGCCACTTTAA
- the tssA gene encoding type VI secretion system protein TssA gives MSYTSKLSAHYLELAKASISQEGFAGEDVRFSSEYEALEGELGKAQSMHESGQIDWQKICENSETLLRTLSKDLRVGAWLTWSLYQRESFQGLLAGLGLLQYLCEHHWAEIHPNKTRTRAAALSWLVPRLEQVLNENIAIKEQLPLFRRLVEHLEGLDSACTEHLGDDAPLLLPISRRLKNMVQRAADNQPEPGGVGAAVAQVKQVATQLFTPGAQIDNEKEAHKALRAQQESARPLCAWWLKQKATDLRALRLNRTLLWLPIDAIPERNTEQITALRGLPVDKLKTYQDRYDQAKYADLIVELEVSLAKAPFWFDGQRMVWECLQGLNAEVAMREVEIHFALFMQRLPGIIELRFHNGTPFADPATRAWISANVTPHLQTSSAPRKVEATDTQLAWELALEEVLPILRKEGLKAAVQILKQGLQSAHGGRVRFFWQFALARLCFAAKKYELAKTQLETLDQTLHDSGLQDWEPDLVLEVLHLLHSCCELLPQNHAVRERKEEIYRRLCHLDLEVVLE, from the coding sequence ATGTCTTACACCAGTAAACTTTCTGCCCATTATCTTGAGCTCGCGAAAGCCTCTATTTCCCAAGAAGGCTTTGCGGGTGAGGACGTTCGTTTTTCTAGCGAGTATGAAGCATTGGAAGGCGAGCTGGGTAAAGCCCAATCCATGCACGAAAGCGGTCAGATCGATTGGCAGAAAATTTGCGAAAACAGTGAAACCTTGCTGCGCACACTGTCCAAGGATTTACGAGTTGGGGCTTGGCTGACCTGGAGCCTGTACCAGCGCGAATCCTTCCAGGGGCTATTGGCTGGTCTCGGACTTCTGCAATATCTGTGTGAGCACCATTGGGCTGAGATTCATCCGAACAAGACCCGCACCCGCGCTGCTGCCCTGAGTTGGCTGGTTCCGCGTCTTGAGCAAGTGCTAAACGAAAATATCGCGATCAAAGAGCAGTTGCCGCTGTTCCGCCGCCTGGTCGAACACCTTGAGGGCCTTGATTCCGCGTGTACAGAGCATTTGGGCGATGACGCGCCACTGCTACTGCCGATCTCCCGCCGTCTGAAAAACATGGTCCAGCGCGCCGCCGATAACCAGCCGGAGCCCGGCGGGGTGGGTGCTGCGGTTGCGCAGGTTAAACAGGTTGCTACGCAGTTGTTCACCCCTGGTGCGCAGATCGACAATGAGAAAGAGGCCCACAAGGCTTTGCGTGCCCAGCAGGAAAGCGCCCGTCCATTGTGCGCCTGGTGGCTCAAGCAGAAAGCCACCGATCTGCGCGCGCTGCGCCTCAATCGCACGCTGTTGTGGCTGCCCATCGACGCGATTCCTGAGCGCAACACCGAGCAGATCACCGCGTTGCGCGGTCTGCCGGTGGACAAGCTGAAGACCTATCAGGATCGCTATGATCAAGCCAAATACGCAGACCTGATCGTGGAGCTGGAGGTGAGCTTGGCGAAGGCGCCATTCTGGTTCGATGGCCAGCGAATGGTCTGGGAGTGCTTGCAAGGGCTGAACGCTGAGGTGGCAATGCGCGAAGTGGAGATTCACTTCGCGCTATTTATGCAGCGCCTGCCCGGCATCATCGAACTGCGCTTTCACAACGGCACCCCTTTCGCAGATCCGGCCACTCGCGCTTGGATCAGTGCCAACGTCACGCCGCACCTGCAAACCTCCAGTGCACCACGCAAGGTTGAAGCAACCGATACCCAATTGGCCTGGGAGCTGGCCCTGGAGGAAGTCCTGCCGATCTTGCGCAAAGAGGGTCTCAAGGCGGCCGTGCAGATCCTCAAGCAGGGCCTGCAAAGCGCCCACGGCGGGCGAGTTCGGTTTTTCTGGCAATTTGCCCTGGCGCGGCTGTGCTTCGCAGCCAAGAAATACGAACTGGCCAAGACCCAGCTCGAAACCCTCGATCAAACATTACACGACTCAGGTCTGCAAGACTGGGAGCCCGATCTTGTGCTCGAAGTGCTGCATTTGCTGCATAGCTGCTGCGAGTTATTACCGCAGAACCATGCTGTGCGAGAGCGCAAAGAAGAGATTTATCGCAGGTTGTGCCACCTCGATCTCGAAGTGGTACTCGAATAG